From a region of the Sulfuriferula plumbiphila genome:
- a CDS encoding OsmC family protein → MQARIKWVENVAFLGETGSGHAVLMDGAAEGGGRNLGPRPMELVLIGTGGCAAYDVVHILKKSRAGISDCVAEIQAERADTDPKVFTKIHFHFIVTGKNLKPELVERAINLSAEKYCSASIMLGKTATITHDFEIRET, encoded by the coding sequence ATGCAAGCACGCATCAAATGGGTAGAAAATGTCGCCTTTCTGGGAGAGACCGGCAGCGGGCACGCCGTATTAATGGACGGCGCAGCGGAGGGCGGCGGGCGCAACCTGGGACCGCGTCCGATGGAATTGGTGCTCATCGGCACCGGCGGCTGCGCCGCCTATGACGTGGTGCATATCCTGAAAAAATCGCGTGCCGGGATCAGCGATTGCGTGGCAGAAATTCAGGCAGAGCGGGCTGACACAGACCCCAAGGTATTCACCAAGATCCACTTTCATTTCATCGTTACCGGCAAAAATCTCAAACCGGAACTGGTCGAACGCGCCATCAACCTGTCGGCGGAGAAATATTGCTCGGCCTCGATCATGCTCGGCAAAACTGCCACGATCACCCACGATTTCGAGATACGGGAAACATAG
- a CDS encoding tRNA threonylcarbamoyladenosine dehydratase — protein MTIPPQFERTHILLGAAGLQLLAGKHIFVAGLGGVGSYCVEALARAGVGKLTLVDHDLVATSNINRQLPALLSTLGQFKAELIQARIMDINPACQLTIHRVFLTPDNINEYVPQTVDYVIDCIDSLNCKVALVQSSLQRGLLVASSMGAGNRLDPSRIKLADISQTEMCPLARIMRKRLQRHGIKNGVLTVFSDEAPSAPLPPQPVDGPGRARAINGTISYMPALFGLMLAGEVLRRLLLERAGASEIVLAQK, from the coding sequence ATGACCATACCACCACAATTCGAACGCACCCACATCCTGCTGGGTGCCGCTGGTTTGCAACTGCTTGCCGGCAAACACATCTTTGTCGCAGGGCTGGGCGGCGTCGGCTCTTATTGCGTGGAGGCCCTGGCACGTGCAGGCGTGGGCAAGCTCACGCTGGTGGATCATGATCTGGTAGCCACGAGCAATATCAACCGCCAGTTACCTGCACTGCTTTCCACGCTTGGGCAATTCAAGGCTGAACTGATACAGGCGCGCATCATGGACATTAACCCCGCCTGCCAACTGACCATCCATCGTGTTTTCCTTACACCAGACAACATTAATGAGTACGTACCGCAAACCGTTGATTACGTGATTGACTGCATCGACTCACTGAATTGCAAAGTAGCTTTGGTGCAGAGTAGCCTGCAGCGCGGCCTGCTCGTTGCCTCCAGCATGGGTGCGGGCAACCGTCTCGACCCTTCCAGGATCAAGCTGGCCGACATCAGCCAGACTGAGATGTGCCCGCTGGCGCGCATCATGCGCAAACGGCTTCAGCGTCACGGCATCAAAAATGGGGTCTTAACGGTATTCTCCGATGAAGCACCCAGCGCACCATTGCCTCCTCAACCCGTAGATGGTCCTGGCCGTGCGCGCGCCATCAACGGCACCATCAGCTACATGCCGGCACTTTTCGGCCTCATGCTAGCCGGAGAAGTGCTTCGTCGCCTCCTGCTGGAGAGGGCAGGAGCATCAGAAATTGTGTTGGCGCAAAAATAA
- the erpA gene encoding iron-sulfur cluster insertion protein ErpA, with protein MNAMTEMPSVLVFTDNAANKVKQLIEEEGNPDLKLRVFVTGGGCSGFQYGFTFDEVMNEDDTPMVKNGVTLLIDPMSYQYLAGAEIDYQEGLEGAQFVIKNPNATSTCGCGSSFSA; from the coding sequence ATGAATGCCATGACCGAAATGCCCAGCGTGCTTGTCTTTACCGACAACGCTGCCAACAAGGTGAAACAGTTGATTGAAGAAGAAGGCAATCCTGACCTGAAACTGCGTGTATTCGTCACGGGTGGCGGCTGCTCCGGTTTCCAGTATGGCTTCACCTTTGATGAAGTGATGAATGAAGACGATACGCCGATGGTCAAGAATGGCGTGACGCTGTTGATTGATCCTATGAGCTACCAGTATCTGGCCGGTGCCGAGATTGATTACCAGGAAGGGCTGGAAGGCGCGCAGTTTGTGATCAAGAACCCGAATGCCACATCCACATGCGGTTGTGGTTCTTCGTTTTCTGCCTGA
- the rpsI gene encoding 30S ribosomal protein S9, with translation MIGNYYYGTGRRKSSVARVFIKPGKGNIVVNDKPVDEYFSRETGRMVVRQPLELTNNSATFDIMVNVHGGGESGQAGAVRHGITRALIEFDAELKPALKKAGLVTRDAREVERKKVGLRKARRAKQFSKR, from the coding sequence ATGATCGGAAACTATTATTACGGCACTGGCCGCCGCAAGAGTTCTGTGGCGCGGGTGTTTATCAAGCCCGGCAAGGGCAATATCGTCGTCAACGACAAACCTGTTGACGAGTATTTTTCGCGCGAAACCGGCCGCATGGTGGTGCGTCAGCCCCTGGAACTGACCAATAACTCCGCAACCTTCGACATCATGGTCAACGTGCATGGCGGTGGTGAATCCGGTCAGGCGGGTGCAGTTCGCCATGGCATTACGCGTGCCCTGATCGAGTTTGATGCAGAGCTCAAACCTGCCCTCAAGAAAGCGGGTCTGGTGACGCGCGATGCGCGCGAAGTCGAACGCAAGAAAGTTGGTTTGCGTAAAGCGCGCAGGGCCAAGCAGTTCTCCAAGCGTTAA
- the coq7 gene encoding 2-polyprenyl-3-methyl-6-methoxy-1,4-benzoquinone monooxygenase, producing the protein MMTLDKLIIEFDKGLRTLLAPAQSARPLPGGALSEPELAAADKKHAAGLMRVNHVGEVCAQALYQGQALGARDPAARMALEHAAREETEHLAWCESRIHALGGRKSLLNPVWYASSLALGMAAGALGDKWSLGFLSETERQVEAHLGGHLDTLPEADTKSRAVVAQMQEDEARHAETAIAHGARELPAPVKAAMQLASKVMTKTAYWV; encoded by the coding sequence ATCATGACGCTGGACAAACTGATTATTGAATTCGACAAGGGTCTGCGTACCCTGCTGGCACCGGCGCAGAGTGCGCGCCCGTTACCTGGCGGCGCTTTGAGTGAGCCGGAACTGGCGGCGGCGGACAAAAAACACGCGGCAGGTCTGATGCGCGTGAACCACGTCGGGGAAGTGTGCGCGCAGGCCCTATATCAGGGGCAGGCGCTGGGCGCGCGTGACCCGGCAGCCAGGATGGCGCTCGAACACGCTGCGCGCGAGGAAACCGAACACCTGGCCTGGTGCGAATCGCGCATTCACGCGCTGGGCGGGCGCAAGAGTCTGTTGAACCCGGTGTGGTACGCCAGCTCGCTCGCACTGGGCATGGCAGCGGGGGCGTTGGGCGACAAGTGGAGTCTCGGCTTTCTGTCCGAAACCGAGCGCCAGGTCGAAGCGCATCTGGGCGGCCATCTGGATACGCTGCCAGAGGCAGATACCAAGAGCCGCGCGGTGGTCGCGCAAATGCAGGAAGACGAGGCGCGCCATGCCGAGACTGCGATAGCGCATGGTGCGCGTGAATTGCCTGCGCCGGTCAAGGCGGCAATGCAACTGGCCTCGAAAGTAATGACGAAAACCGCTTACTGGGTATAA
- a CDS encoding AbrB/MazE/SpoVT family DNA-binding domain-containing protein has protein sequence MLTSKVTSKYQATIPAEVRKKLGIHSGDTLAFEVVNDEVRLRRATPLDLQYAQALAATLGEWDSASDTEAYREL, from the coding sequence ATGCTGACGAGCAAGGTGACAAGCAAGTACCAGGCGACCATTCCGGCGGAGGTGCGCAAAAAACTGGGCATACACAGCGGCGATACGCTGGCGTTCGAGGTGGTCAACGACGAGGTCAGGTTGCGCCGCGCGACGCCGCTCGATCTCCAGTATGCACAGGCTTTGGCCGCAACCCTGGGGGAGTGGGATTCGGCCAGTGACACCGAAGCTTACCGTGAGCTATGA
- a CDS encoding type II toxin-antitoxin system PemK/MazF family toxin: MSYERFDVVKVPFPFTDRDQTKRRPALVVSGNAGFNARAGHSVMAMITSAKHAAWPLDVPVTDLAAAALPAPSVVRMKLFTLDHRLVLGKIGRLTGSDEAAVTRALEKLCGRTTTSARSRR, from the coding sequence GTGAGCTATGAACGCTTCGATGTGGTGAAGGTGCCTTTCCCTTTCACCGACAGGGATCAAACCAAAAGGCGCCCGGCGCTGGTCGTGTCCGGCAACGCTGGATTCAATGCACGAGCCGGGCATAGTGTGATGGCGATGATTACCAGCGCGAAGCATGCCGCATGGCCCTTGGATGTGCCTGTCACGGATTTGGCGGCGGCGGCTCTGCCCGCGCCGTCCGTGGTGCGGATGAAATTGTTTACCCTGGATCACCGCCTGGTGCTGGGTAAAATAGGTCGCCTGACCGGGTCTGATGAAGCGGCCGTGACCCGGGCGCTGGAAAAATTATGCGGGCGAACAACCACGTCGGCGAGGTCGCGGCGATAA
- a CDS encoding OapA family protein → MANQKAVSLTHADKLQARKIRLRWLVAASTLPLFGIIAAFGVAPQTDTNRIPVRTVIENLTVPATVIQADNSIPTAAYWRDERIESGDTVAKVLDRLGVSSEEIARFLRNPEATRALAQIKPGKRIQAQTSDSGELLWLRHISSTGALLQISRQEQNFTVSQQQAALQTRTVMKSGEIRSSLFGATDAAGIPDSIATQMADLFSTDIDFHQDLRRGDQFKVVYEVLYNNGEPVMTGRILAAEFTNDGQTYRAVYFQEPNGKGGYYTPDGKSLKKAFLRSPIEFSRITSGFSMRYHPILKQWRQHKGVDYAAPTGTKIKAVADAVVAFVGQERGYGNFILLQHNGNYSTAYGHLSAFAKGLHKGEKIHQGDVIGYVGSTGWATGPHLHFEFRIAGVAVNPLTAKIPYTFPISAQYQPMFRSTTQPLVARLDLLNGTNLAALE, encoded by the coding sequence ATGGCAAACCAAAAGGCAGTAAGTTTAACGCATGCAGACAAATTGCAGGCACGTAAAATACGTCTGCGCTGGCTTGTTGCTGCTTCCACCCTGCCCCTTTTCGGCATCATTGCCGCATTCGGTGTTGCCCCACAAACCGACACAAACCGGATCCCGGTCAGAACCGTTATTGAGAATCTGACAGTACCAGCAACTGTAATCCAAGCCGACAATTCCATACCGACGGCAGCATATTGGCGTGACGAGCGTATTGAATCCGGCGATACCGTGGCCAAAGTGCTCGATCGCCTCGGCGTGTCCAGCGAAGAAATCGCACGCTTTCTGCGCAACCCGGAAGCTACGCGCGCGCTCGCGCAAATCAAACCCGGCAAGCGTATTCAGGCGCAGACGAGCGACTCCGGCGAACTGCTATGGCTACGACATATCAGTTCTACTGGCGCGTTGTTGCAAATCTCCAGACAGGAACAAAATTTTACGGTATCGCAACAGCAGGCTGCGCTGCAAACCAGAACCGTCATGAAATCCGGCGAAATTCGCAGTTCATTGTTTGGTGCCACGGATGCTGCTGGCATACCCGACAGCATTGCCACACAAATGGCTGACCTGTTTTCCACCGACATTGACTTTCACCAGGATCTGCGTCGTGGCGACCAGTTCAAGGTTGTTTACGAAGTGTTGTACAACAACGGCGAACCAGTCATGACCGGACGCATACTGGCAGCCGAGTTTACCAACGATGGCCAGACCTACCGGGCTGTCTACTTCCAGGAGCCCAATGGCAAGGGCGGGTACTACACCCCCGACGGCAAATCCTTGAAAAAAGCCTTCTTGCGCTCCCCGATCGAATTCTCCCGGATCACCTCAGGCTTTAGCATGCGTTACCATCCCATCCTGAAACAATGGCGCCAGCATAAAGGCGTGGATTATGCGGCGCCCACGGGTACCAAAATCAAGGCCGTCGCCGATGCGGTGGTGGCTTTTGTGGGCCAGGAAAGGGGTTACGGCAATTTTATCCTGCTGCAGCACAACGGAAATTACAGTACGGCCTATGGCCACCTGTCAGCCTTCGCCAAGGGCCTGCACAAAGGCGAAAAAATCCACCAGGGTGACGTGATTGGTTATGTTGGCAGCACCGGCTGGGCTACCGGTCCCCATCTGCATTTTGAGTTCCGCATTGCGGGCGTGGCGGTAAATCCGCTTACCGCAAAAATCCCTTATACCTTCCCGATCTCGGCCCAATATCAGCCCATGTTCCGTAGCACCACCCAGCCACTGGTCGCCAGGCTCGACTTGCTGAACGGTACCAATCTGGCCGCGCTGGAATAA
- the rplM gene encoding 50S ribosomal protein L13 gives MKTFSAKAHEVVRDWFVVDATDKVLGHVAAEVAYRLRGKHKPIFTPHVDTGDFIVVVNVDKLKVTGNKAEDKKYYRHTGYPGGIYETTFAKMQARFPGRALEKAVKGMLPKGPLGYAMIKKLKCYAGGEHPHAAQQPKALEIRG, from the coding sequence ATGAAAACCTTTTCCGCTAAAGCGCATGAAGTCGTGCGCGACTGGTTCGTGGTTGACGCCACGGACAAAGTGCTCGGCCACGTGGCGGCCGAAGTTGCGTATCGTCTGCGCGGCAAGCACAAGCCCATATTTACCCCGCACGTGGATACCGGCGATTTTATCGTGGTAGTGAACGTGGACAAGCTGAAAGTAACCGGCAATAAAGCGGAAGACAAAAAATACTACCGCCATACCGGCTACCCTGGCGGTATCTACGAAACCACTTTTGCCAAGATGCAGGCGCGGTTTCCTGGTCGTGCGCTGGAAAAAGCGGTTAAAGGCATGTTGCCTAAGGGCCCGTTGGGCTACGCCATGATCAAGAAGCTGAAGTGCTATGCCGGTGGTGAGCATCCCCACGCTGCGCAGCAACCCAAAGCGCTGGAAATCAGAGGATAA
- the argC gene encoding N-acetyl-gamma-glutamyl-phosphate reductase, with protein sequence MVKVGIVGGTGYTGVELLRLLARHPQAELVAITSRKEAGMPVADMFPNLRGHIDLRFCDPQEAGLDECDVVFFATPNGIAMQQARELLATGVRVIDLAADFRIQDIEVWQKWYGMEHACADLVAQAVYGLPEVNREQIKTARLIANPGCYPTAVQLGFLPLLEAGLVDERYLIADAKSGVSGAGRKAEVGALFAEAGDNFKAYAASGHRHLPEISQGLTRYAGTPVGLTFVPHLTPLIRGIHATLYARLTGEADFQALFEQRYQHEPFVDVLPFGAHPETRSVRGANTCRIALHRPQGGDMLVILAAIDNLVKGASGQAVQNMNIMFGLPETLGLELIGLLP encoded by the coding sequence ATGGTCAAGGTGGGTATCGTTGGCGGCACCGGCTACACGGGTGTGGAGTTATTGCGTTTGCTGGCGCGTCATCCACAGGCAGAGCTGGTGGCGATTACGTCGCGCAAAGAAGCCGGGATGCCGGTCGCGGACATGTTCCCCAATTTGCGCGGCCATATTGATTTGAGATTTTGCGACCCGCAAGAGGCCGGTCTGGATGAATGCGACGTGGTGTTTTTCGCCACACCCAACGGTATTGCCATGCAGCAGGCACGTGAATTGCTGGCAACTGGTGTGCGTGTCATTGACCTGGCGGCGGATTTCCGCATTCAGGATATCGAGGTATGGCAAAAATGGTACGGCATGGAGCACGCCTGCGCTGATCTGGTGGCGCAGGCAGTGTACGGTCTGCCCGAGGTGAATCGCGAGCAGATCAAGACTGCGCGGCTGATTGCGAATCCCGGTTGTTATCCCACGGCGGTGCAACTGGGCTTTTTGCCATTGCTGGAAGCAGGTCTGGTGGATGAACGCTACCTGATTGCCGATGCCAAATCGGGGGTCAGTGGTGCAGGCCGCAAAGCCGAGGTGGGCGCGCTGTTTGCAGAGGCGGGTGATAATTTCAAGGCCTATGCCGCCTCGGGTCATCGCCATTTACCGGAGATTAGCCAGGGGCTGACGCGCTATGCCGGCACACCGGTAGGCCTGACTTTTGTGCCGCATCTCACGCCGCTGATTCGCGGCATTCATGCCACGCTATATGCGCGCCTGACCGGTGAGGCCGATTTTCAGGCATTGTTTGAGCAGCGCTATCAGCATGAACCGTTTGTGGATGTGCTGCCATTTGGCGCGCATCCGGAAACCCGTTCGGTACGCGGTGCCAACACCTGCCGTATCGCGCTGCATCGCCCGCAGGGCGGCGATATGCTGGTGATTTTGGCGGCGATTGATAACCTGGTGAAGGGCGCATCCGGTCAGGCTGTGCAAAACATGAACATCATGTTTGGTTTGCCTGAAACCCTGGGACTGGAACTAATCGGCCTGTTACCTTGA
- a CDS encoding YdcF family protein, with amino-acid sequence MTWLATNLISAVLLPPLDLVLPGLAGLMLLRRRPTLARVLLVVSLALLTALSMPVVADRLLAQLETYPALDPARLPQADAIVILGAGTYFDTPEYGGDTIDSLALERLRYGARLARMTGLPILVTGGKPAGGKSQARLMQAALEQDFRVPVRWAEAHSATTWDNARNSYTLLAPTRIRRIFLVTHAWHLPRAVYAFEKAGFRVIPAGTGFTFAKTTRVMDFIPQPRGLQASYYAMHEAIGLIWYRLKG; translated from the coding sequence ATGACCTGGCTAGCCACCAACCTGATTAGCGCCGTGCTGCTGCCTCCCCTGGATCTTGTTTTGCCGGGTCTGGCAGGGTTAATGCTGCTGCGCCGCCGACCGACGCTGGCACGCGTGCTGCTAGTCGTATCACTGGCATTGCTGACGGCCTTGTCCATGCCCGTGGTAGCGGATCGCCTGCTGGCGCAACTGGAAACCTACCCCGCGCTGGATCCGGCACGTCTGCCGCAGGCAGATGCCATCGTCATTCTCGGCGCGGGCACCTACTTCGACACGCCAGAATATGGCGGCGACACCATCGACTCCCTGGCGCTGGAGCGGCTGCGCTACGGCGCACGTCTGGCGCGAATGACCGGCTTGCCCATCCTGGTAACAGGGGGCAAACCGGCTGGCGGCAAGTCCCAGGCCAGGCTTATGCAGGCTGCGCTGGAACAGGACTTCCGCGTACCGGTACGCTGGGCGGAAGCGCATTCCGCCACTACCTGGGATAATGCCCGCAACAGCTACACCCTGCTTGCGCCCACCAGGATAAGACGCATATTCCTGGTAACCCATGCCTGGCATTTACCGCGCGCGGTTTACGCGTTTGAAAAAGCGGGGTTTCGTGTCATCCCTGCCGGCACCGGCTTTACGTTTGCAAAAACAACCCGCGTAATGGATTTTATTCCCCAGCCACGCGGCCTGCAGGCCAGTTATTATGCGATGCACGAAGCCATCGGGCTTATCTGGTACCGGTTAAAAGGCTAA
- the tyrS gene encoding tyrosine--tRNA ligase, translating into MIDSEIQETLHIIRRGCDELIVEQELIDRLRAGKRLRVKAGFDPTAPDLHLGHTVLLNKLRQLQDLGHHALFLIGDFTGMIGDPAGKNATRPPLTREQVLENAKSYTDQVFKILKPEQTEVVFNSTWMDKLGAAGMVRLAASHTVARMLERDDFHKRYKGNQPIAIHEFLYPLVQGYDSVALNADLELGGTDQKFNLLMGRELQKQHGQAPQCILTMPLLEGLDGVNKMSKSLGNYIGITEAPSEIFGKIMSVSDELMWRYIELLSFESLETIAGWRAQISAGANPRDIKVRFAQEIVARFHGAAASDQALNDFEARFRQGAIPDVMPEICLQANNGGLSITQVLKQAGLTASTSDAMRMIEQGGVKMDGEKLSDRTRVLNVGACVVLQVGKRKFSRVTIT; encoded by the coding sequence ATGATTGATTCAGAAATACAGGAAACCCTGCACATTATCCGGCGTGGGTGCGATGAGCTGATCGTGGAGCAGGAGCTGATAGACAGGTTGCGCGCAGGTAAGCGTCTGCGCGTAAAGGCTGGTTTTGACCCAACCGCACCCGATCTGCATCTGGGCCACACGGTGCTGCTCAACAAACTGCGCCAGTTACAGGATTTGGGGCATCATGCATTATTCCTGATTGGCGACTTCACCGGCATGATTGGTGACCCTGCTGGTAAAAATGCCACGCGTCCGCCATTGACGCGCGAGCAAGTGCTGGAAAATGCTAAATCTTATACCGATCAGGTATTCAAGATACTCAAGCCCGAGCAAACTGAAGTGGTATTCAACTCCACCTGGATGGATAAGCTGGGGGCGGCAGGTATGGTCAGGCTTGCGGCAAGCCATACTGTAGCGCGTATGCTGGAGCGGGATGACTTCCATAAACGTTACAAGGGCAACCAGCCTATCGCCATTCATGAGTTTCTATACCCGCTGGTGCAGGGCTATGATTCTGTTGCGCTCAATGCGGACTTGGAGCTGGGTGGTACGGACCAGAAATTCAACCTGCTGATGGGGCGTGAACTGCAGAAACAGCATGGACAGGCGCCGCAATGCATCCTCACCATGCCGCTACTGGAAGGTCTGGACGGCGTCAACAAGATGTCCAAGTCGCTGGGTAATTATATAGGCATCACAGAAGCGCCCTCGGAAATATTTGGCAAAATCATGTCGGTGTCTGATGAACTGATGTGGCGCTATATCGAGTTGCTTTCTTTCGAATCCCTGGAAACCATAGCGGGTTGGCGGGCCCAAATAAGTGCCGGTGCGAATCCTCGTGATATCAAGGTGCGCTTCGCCCAGGAAATTGTGGCGCGTTTTCATGGCGCTGCGGCGTCTGACCAGGCGCTAAACGATTTCGAGGCGCGCTTCAGGCAGGGCGCCATCCCTGATGTGATGCCGGAGATATGTTTGCAGGCCAATAATGGCGGTCTGTCCATTACGCAGGTGCTCAAGCAGGCTGGGCTCACCGCCAGCACTTCCGATGCCATGCGCATGATCGAGCAGGGCGGGGTCAAGATGGATGGTGAAAAACTTAGCGACAGAACGCGGGTCTTAAATGTGGGGGCATGCGTTGTGCTGCAAGTTGGAAAACGTAAATTTTCCCGGGTAACTATCACCTAA
- a CDS encoding anhydro-N-acetylmuramic acid kinase: protein MTGSTHFVGLMSGTSLDGVDAALVHFDAGQSAGQLIHTAYLPYPEPLRERLLAIHFPGNNELHRAALLANELSGLYSQAVSRLLAESATAPDKIDAIGCHGQTVRHRPDAGYTTQLVNPGLLAELTGIAVVADFRSRDIAAGGQGAPLVPAFHAAALHHPAIHRVIVNIGGISNLTDLPPSGKITGFDCGPGNLLMDAWCQRHTGQQFDHAGAWGAGGVYLPKLLKKLAAHVFFSTPAPKSAGREAFNPDWLTSHLSGDESAQDVQATLLQLTAYGIVHAIETHCPNAQEVYICGGGARNTALMQSLRTALPGKLLACTDTLGISPDWLEAHAFAWLARQTLLGLPGNLTEVTGARHPCVLGAIYPA, encoded by the coding sequence TTGACCGGTTCAACACATTTCGTCGGACTCATGTCCGGTACCAGCCTGGATGGTGTCGACGCCGCGCTGGTGCATTTTGATGCCGGCCAGTCCGCCGGTCAGCTCATTCACACGGCGTATCTGCCCTATCCGGAGCCATTGCGCGAGAGGCTGCTGGCGATCCATTTCCCTGGCAATAACGAACTCCACCGTGCCGCCTTGCTGGCCAATGAATTATCCGGGCTATACAGCCAGGCGGTATCCAGATTACTGGCCGAAAGCGCTACTGCACCGGACAAAATTGATGCTATCGGCTGCCACGGCCAGACTGTAAGACATCGACCTGATGCAGGCTACACGACACAGCTGGTCAATCCCGGCTTGCTCGCAGAACTCACGGGCATAGCGGTGGTGGCGGATTTCCGCAGCCGCGATATTGCCGCCGGCGGGCAAGGTGCGCCGCTCGTTCCCGCCTTTCATGCAGCCGCCTTGCACCACCCTGCGATACATCGCGTCATCGTCAATATTGGCGGCATTTCCAACCTGACGGATTTGCCGCCCAGCGGAAAAATCACCGGTTTTGATTGCGGTCCTGGAAATTTGCTCATGGACGCTTGGTGCCAGCGCCATACCGGCCAGCAATTTGACCACGCTGGCGCATGGGGCGCAGGAGGAGTGTATCTTCCCAAGTTATTGAAAAAGCTTGCGGCGCACGTGTTTTTTTCGACGCCAGCGCCGAAAAGTGCAGGCCGCGAGGCATTCAATCCGGATTGGCTCACCAGTCATCTGTCGGGCGATGAATCGGCGCAGGACGTACAGGCAACGCTGCTGCAGCTGACTGCTTACGGCATAGTCCATGCCATTGAAACGCATTGCCCCAACGCACAAGAGGTTTACATTTGCGGCGGCGGCGCGCGCAATACTGCGCTCATGCAATCGTTACGCACAGCCCTTCCGGGCAAACTGCTTGCCTGCACAGACACGTTAGGGATTAGCCCTGACTGGCTCGAAGCGCATGCCTTTGCCTGGCTGGCCCGGCAGACACTGCTGGGTTTGCCGGGCAATTTGACTGAAGTCACCGGCGCGCGCCATCCCTGTGTGCTGGGCGCGATATACCCTGCCTAG
- a CDS encoding type II toxin-antitoxin system VapC family toxin — protein sequence MKLLLDTHVFLWLDEGAPGFPATVRESCESADNEVYLSVASVWEMQIKTMLGKLETRTPLQRMVAEYLPEKTFSILPIQLAHVWDLGTLPRLHGDPFDRMLISQARCEGLTLVTADETIRQYSVEVLWS from the coding sequence ATGAAGCTGCTGCTGGATACCCATGTTTTCTTGTGGCTGGACGAGGGCGCGCCGGGGTTTCCCGCGACGGTGCGCGAGTCGTGTGAGTCTGCGGATAACGAGGTGTATCTCAGCGTTGCCAGTGTGTGGGAGATGCAGATCAAGACCATGCTGGGCAAGCTGGAAACACGAACGCCATTGCAGCGCATGGTTGCGGAATATTTGCCCGAAAAAACGTTCTCCATCCTGCCCATCCAGCTGGCGCATGTCTGGGACTTGGGTACGCTCCCCCGTTTACATGGCGACCCCTTTGACCGCATGCTGATTTCTCAGGCTCGTTGCGAGGGGCTGACCCTGGTGACGGCGGATGAGACCATCCGTCAATATTCTGTTGAGGTGTTGTGGTCATGA
- a CDS encoding DUF2322 family protein, giving the protein MTNFAENLEKLENVDAFGLMKLFGEDGEVTAVIENKPGSSGSFRVYYHVALKWGGVGPKAAQEALVLFAEHAEDARAHPGRHPNIDRLLQSIEHNTYYSVRCYPA; this is encoded by the coding sequence ATGACGAATTTTGCGGAAAACCTGGAAAAGCTGGAAAACGTGGATGCCTTCGGGTTGATGAAACTGTTTGGCGAAGACGGCGAAGTGACGGCGGTGATTGAAAACAAGCCCGGCAGCAGCGGTTCGTTCCGCGTGTATTACCACGTCGCGCTCAAATGGGGCGGGGTCGGCCCCAAAGCCGCGCAGGAGGCACTGGTGCTATTTGCCGAGCACGCCGAGGACGCGCGCGCGCATCCCGGCAGGCATCCGAATATTGACCGCCTGCTGCAATCGATTGAGCACAACACCTATTACTCGGTGCGCTGTTACCCGGCGTAA